A single genomic interval of Corylus avellana chromosome ca10, CavTom2PMs-1.0 harbors:
- the LOC132164257 gene encoding uncharacterized protein LOC132164257, with amino-acid sequence MFLRIAKLKPLASSVESSWSHQFLQQRPVSGTAKGKAKIKGGQTIKRSKMNTKKGQLDSKSGGAGANKTFEREDRLENLCMNAPTPVRYLTPRERAREARREKLGLLSKDRKRELEMMKKKDYKEKMGLSEEPVIIGTPGLDLITLGLVDTDKIPKYELTVEDGRRLAKEYSRFLMRRQRARQAAESTFLRLKKEAIEALPYDLRAAALVPDLTPFPTNRFMATLTPPIEGYIDKVKEAAKKSSGREKLR; translated from the coding sequence atgttcCTCCGAATCGCAAAGCTAAAGCCTTTGGCGTCGTCGGTGGAGTCCTCCTGGAGCCACCAATTCCTCCAGCAAAGGCCGGTTAGCGGAACCGCGAAGGGCAAGGCCAAAATCAAAGGAGGCCAAACCATAAAGCGATCCAAAATGAACACCAAAAAAGGCCAACTCGACTCCAAGAGCGGCGGAGCGGGAGCCAATAAAACATTCGAGCGAGAAGATAGGCTCGAGAATCTGTGCATGAATGCTCCCACGCCCGTCCGATACTTGACCCCTAGAGAAAGAGCACGTGAAGCCAGGAGAGAGAAGCTGGGCCTCCTCAGCAAAGACCGGAAGCGAGAGCtggagatgatgaagaagaaggactACAAGGAGAAGATGGGACTCTCGGAGGAGCCAGTGATAATTGGGACTCCGGGATTGGATCTGATTACTCTGGGACTTGTCGACACCGACAAGATCCCCAAGTACGAGCTCACTGTGGAGGATGGGCGCCGATTGGCGAAGGAGTACAGTAGGTTTCTGATGCGGCGGCAACGGGCAAGGCAGGCCGCAGAGTCGACTTTCTTGAGGCTGAAGAAGGAGGCCATTGAGGCGCTGCCGTATGATTTGAGAGCGGCGGCTTTGGTACCGGATTTGACTCCGTTCCCAACGAACCGGTTCATGGCGACTTTGACTCCGCCGATTGAGGGTTACATTGATAAGGTCAAGGAAGCGGCGAAGAAGAGCAGTGGAAGGGAGAAGCTCAGATGA
- the LOC132164419 gene encoding eukaryotic translation initiation factor 1A-like, translating into MPKNKGKGGKNRKRGKNEADDDKRELLFKEDGQEYAQVNRMLGNGRCEATCIDGTKRLCHIRGKMHKKVWIAAGDIVLVGLRDYQDDKADIILKYMPDEARLLKAYGELPETTRLNEGIAAGLVEEDEGVGSNYVVFEDEDIDKI; encoded by the coding sequence ATGCCGAAGAATAAGGGAAAGGGAGGGAAGAACAGGAAGCGAGGAAAGAACGAGGCGGACGACGATAAACGGGAGCTGTTGTTCAAAGAAGACGGGCAAGAGTACGCCCAGGTGAACCGAATGCTGGGGAACGGCCGGTGCGAGGCCACGTGCATCGACGGCACAAAGCGGCTCTGCCACATCCGCGGGAAGATGCACAAGAAGGTGTGGATCGCCGCAGGGGACATCGTACTCGTTGGGCTCAGGGACTACCAGGACGACAAGGCTGACATCATCCTCAAGTACATGCCCGACGAGGCCAGGCTCTTGAAGGCCTACGGGGAGTTGCCGGAGACTACCAGGTTGAACGAGGGGATTGCTGCTGGGTTGGTCGAGGAGGATGAAGGAGTCGGGAGTAATTATGTTGTGTTCGAGGACGAAGATATTGATAAGATTTAG